The genomic interval ACAGATTGGTGAGATCAGGAATTGCTCCTTTGGTGAGGTATGATATAGAGAACTGGTGCTTCCgctattatatactccctccgtcctcctAGGTTGGcttcttttttgggacggatggagtagggTTCACGAATCACGAAAGAACAATTGCATTATTAGAACTGCGAAATGACTACAGATGAATTTCTAACTTTGTTTGCCTTGCAGATATGTTGGTACTTTACTGACACTTGGGAACAATTCCGTATCAGCGGATTCATAGATGTGATTGATGGTTCAAACCCCGAACCTGTCAAGCTACAGGTTAGAACCAGTATAGCATACTGCCTTAGTGCTCTGATCTAGTAGTGGTCTGTATAGTGGAAATGCCAAATGTCCTAGAGACAGAAGCATAACTGTAGTGCGCACGTTTGGTTGTGCAATATATAGTATTTTGTTCTTTTGCGCTGTATGGCTGAATAAATGAATGATTTGTGATATTTATTCGATGGTACAAACAAATGAATTAACTGTTATAAAGTTGGAAAAGTGATTTAAATCGGTATTCTAAGAAATTCACATATAGAGAGTTTTTGagaaaaatgcaccgtttaggaGTTTAGGAAGCGTGCCCGTTAATCCATTCATCCATTAAGCAGAAGAGAACAGTCCTTGAGGTTTATTCATCTCAGAAGTGTTACTGTGTTTTCTCTTTCTACTTTCATCGATTCATTTAAAATCGGTTGCCATTTCTATACacagctgagagagagagcttgGTTTGGAAGCTCAGTAAAATCGAGATTGCAGTACTTGGGACCATGCCCAGGTCTTCCTATTCCGGATGATGATCTCATTAAGGATGCTCATCTTGATCCATCAGCTGGTCCAGTAGATGCCTTTTGCCTTCTGGTTCTTGATCCAGAAAAGGTAGGTAGCTATTTTCGACTTTTTGCTGGATCTAGAAAGATGTTGATGTTTGCTCATGCTTTCTTAGTGCTATTTGTCAGCAATCCTTTGATCCTGCAATTTTTATACTGTACTTAGGTCGATTATTTGAACTTGAAAAGCAATCAAAGGTTAATGTTCACAAGAAACCAGAAGGGAGATGGGACCAACAGTTGGATGGCCGAAAAAATTAGCCCATGACTGTTTGCGGATTCTATTGCAGCTCCAAATTTGTTTGTGGA from Oryza glaberrima chromosome 3, OglaRS2, whole genome shotgun sequence carries:
- the LOC127768254 gene encoding pyridoxine/pyridoxamine 5'-phosphate oxidase 2, whose amino-acid sequence is MAGGGAAASALSTPWRSLLQRALDGNAHLKHSTFFQLATVGGGGRPANRTVVFRGFQEQSDKIQINTDARSNKIGEIRNCSFGEICWYFTDTWEQFRISGFIDVIDGSNPEPVKLQLRERAWFGSSVKSRLQYLGPCPGLPIPDDDLIKDAHLDPSAGPVDAFCLLVLDPEKVDYLNLKSNQRLMFTRNQKGDGTNSWMAEKISP